A single region of the Austwickia chelonae genome encodes:
- a CDS encoding DUF4040 family protein, with the protein MPLVWTLLTLAVAVLIAPAACARLGRAAGWPLAGLYLISTAALWPAVTAVMKGENPTWRASWVPALGVDIALRADGLGIIFALIALLIGAVVFAYSTRYLGSGPQTSFYLVMTMFTLAMLGLVLADNLIWFFLCWELTSIASFLLIARSGHAGEQASMRTLFITFTGGLSLLIAIALIAQRTRTGSLSAALSHTVWHDDPAFAATVATLVAIAGFTKSAQFPFHIWLPDAMAAITPVSAYLHAAAVVKAGIFLLLRFTPAFHHVPIWNILLIGVGLVTAALGAWFALQQTDLKKLMAYSTVSQLGLLVATIGVGTAAAITAAVLHTIAHALFKSGLFMMVGVIDHATHTRDLRRLPQLYRAMPVSFTVTALGCASMAGIPPMLGFASKESLLTGLLSAPGPSWAGPVAMGAAVASSVLTFAYCTKIVFGGFVDGQGDRPIEPVEKSLLLPASLPILVGLPLGAAVGLLDLPVSRAAEAALPGAGSSVHLSLWHGVTAELGATLVIFALGGAVVATRRSLWPRLEHPSLPWDGPAAISALTRGLTRLGETWVRPLAVDYPSRHVALLLAAFVAVTLPALTAATGAVGLPPTPAGSTRPVDVLLAGLVTAAVIGVCRATSRLAAVVSLSAVGALCTVQILALGAPDVTLTQLLVETLTVVMMMLVLQKLPLNFGEHPPRQRRVAVVLALGVGLAAGAATFVLNGRREHGDVASYFQRETLDLSGGANIVNVILVEFRALDTLGELSVLGMAGVVLVAVLSTVRDRHLDPDLADRPSRKAGQDAAQPQLRAPGTTAHRAITEAWSNVLPMQLMLRLVTPLLVLLSLLIFMRGHNEPGGGFIAALVGSATIGLAYLSTSRDRQLGRPRLPLRLIGGGILVAVATGVWGLVVEGSFLDPIVGHLGSAHLTTSMLFDVGVYAAVLGLVMVAFNLLGTSAASTDHAGGEDTRERVDEAVEGELSGPLDTVRGEAAPSGRRVGVGTDHLATGRQPKEVGR; encoded by the coding sequence ATGCCCTTGGTGTGGACGCTGCTCACGCTCGCCGTGGCCGTCCTCATCGCGCCCGCGGCCTGCGCCCGCCTCGGACGCGCTGCAGGATGGCCCCTCGCCGGCCTCTACCTGATCTCGACCGCCGCCCTCTGGCCTGCGGTCACCGCCGTCATGAAGGGGGAGAATCCCACCTGGCGCGCATCCTGGGTACCAGCCCTCGGAGTGGACATCGCTCTCCGAGCAGACGGCCTGGGCATCATCTTCGCGCTGATCGCGCTGCTCATCGGAGCCGTCGTCTTCGCCTACTCCACCCGCTACCTGGGATCCGGCCCACAGACCAGCTTCTACCTGGTCATGACCATGTTCACCCTGGCCATGCTCGGGCTCGTCCTCGCCGACAACCTCATCTGGTTCTTCCTGTGCTGGGAGCTCACCAGCATCGCGTCCTTCCTGCTCATCGCCCGCTCCGGTCACGCCGGGGAACAAGCCTCGATGCGCACCCTGTTCATCACTTTCACCGGTGGGCTCTCCCTACTCATCGCTATCGCGCTGATCGCCCAACGCACCCGCACCGGCTCGCTCTCCGCCGCGCTCTCGCACACCGTCTGGCACGACGACCCGGCCTTCGCCGCGACGGTGGCCACCTTGGTCGCCATCGCAGGTTTTACCAAGTCGGCCCAGTTCCCCTTCCACATATGGCTGCCCGACGCGATGGCGGCCATCACCCCGGTCAGCGCATACCTGCATGCCGCGGCTGTGGTCAAAGCAGGGATCTTCCTCCTGCTGCGCTTCACACCTGCCTTCCACCACGTCCCGATCTGGAACATCCTGTTGATCGGCGTGGGACTGGTCACCGCAGCGCTCGGAGCCTGGTTCGCCCTCCAGCAGACCGACCTGAAAAAGCTCATGGCCTACTCCACCGTGAGCCAGCTCGGGCTGCTCGTCGCCACCATCGGCGTCGGCACCGCAGCCGCCATCACCGCGGCCGTGCTGCACACCATCGCCCACGCGCTGTTCAAATCAGGTCTCTTCATGATGGTCGGCGTCATCGACCACGCAACCCACACCCGCGACCTGCGCAGACTCCCCCAGCTCTATCGGGCCATGCCGGTTTCCTTCACCGTCACCGCCCTCGGATGCGCCAGCATGGCCGGCATCCCCCCCATGCTGGGCTTCGCATCGAAAGAAAGCCTGCTGACCGGGCTGCTCTCCGCCCCTGGGCCGTCCTGGGCCGGGCCGGTCGCGATGGGCGCCGCTGTCGCGTCCAGCGTGCTCACCTTCGCCTACTGCACCAAGATCGTCTTCGGAGGATTCGTCGACGGTCAGGGCGACCGGCCGATCGAGCCCGTCGAGAAGAGCCTGCTCCTGCCCGCATCACTGCCCATCCTGGTCGGGCTTCCACTGGGTGCAGCCGTCGGACTGCTCGACCTACCTGTCAGCCGTGCCGCCGAAGCAGCCCTGCCCGGCGCCGGAAGCAGCGTGCACCTCTCCCTGTGGCATGGGGTCACCGCTGAACTGGGCGCAACGCTGGTGATCTTCGCCCTGGGCGGAGCCGTCGTCGCCACCCGGCGTTCCCTCTGGCCACGGCTCGAACATCCCAGCCTCCCCTGGGACGGACCGGCCGCGATCAGCGCACTGACCCGCGGACTCACCCGGCTCGGCGAGACCTGGGTGCGCCCCCTCGCCGTCGACTACCCGTCACGTCACGTGGCCCTGCTGCTCGCCGCCTTCGTGGCGGTCACCCTGCCTGCGCTCACCGCTGCCACCGGAGCCGTCGGGCTGCCTCCGACACCCGCTGGAAGCACCCGCCCCGTCGACGTCCTGCTCGCCGGGCTCGTCACCGCCGCCGTGATCGGCGTCTGCCGGGCCACCAGCCGTCTCGCCGCGGTCGTCTCGCTGTCTGCGGTCGGCGCCCTGTGCACCGTGCAGATCCTCGCGCTGGGCGCACCCGACGTGACCCTCACACAGCTGCTCGTAGAGACGCTCACCGTCGTGATGATGATGCTGGTGCTGCAGAAACTCCCGCTGAACTTCGGCGAACACCCGCCAAGGCAGCGCCGCGTCGCTGTAGTCCTGGCCTTGGGCGTCGGGCTCGCTGCAGGCGCAGCAACCTTCGTGCTGAACGGTCGGCGGGAACATGGCGACGTCGCCTCCTACTTCCAACGTGAAACCCTCGACCTGTCCGGCGGAGCCAACATCGTCAACGTCATCCTGGTGGAGTTCCGGGCCTTGGACACCCTCGGTGAGCTGTCCGTCCTCGGCATGGCCGGAGTCGTTCTCGTCGCGGTGCTCTCCACCGTGCGTGACCGGCACCTCGACCCCGATCTCGCCGACCGCCCGTCGAGAAAAGCCGGACAGGACGCGGCCCAACCCCAGCTGCGCGCCCCGGGAACGACCGCCCACCGAGCCATCACCGAGGCGTGGAGCAATGTGCTGCCCATGCAGTTGATGCTGCGGCTGGTCACTCCCCTGCTGGTGTTGCTGTCGCTGTTGATCTTCATGCGCGGCCACAACGAACCCGGCGGCGGCTTCATCGCCGCCCTCGTCGGATCGGCCACCATCGGATTGGCCTATCTGTCGACCTCCCGCGACCGCCAGCTCGGACGTCCCCGGCTTCCGCTGCGCCTGATCGGCGGCGGAATCCTCGTCGCCGTCGCCACCGGGGTCTGGGGGCTCGTCGTCGAGGGGTCCTTCCTCGACCCCATCGTCGGTCATCTGGGGTCCGCGCATCTGACCACGTCGATGCTGTTCGACGTCGGTGTCTACGCAGCCGTGCTGGGCCTGGTCATGGTGGCCTTCAACCTGTTGGGCACCTCCGCTGCCAGCACCGACCACGCCGGTGGCGAAGACACCCGGGAACGGGTCGACGAAGCCGTCGAAGGTGAACTGAGCGGTCCCCTCGACACAGTGCGCGGTGAAGCCGCGCCCTCCGGACGACGGGTCGGCGTCGGCACCGACCATCTGGCCACCGGACGCCAGCCCAAGGAGGTCGGACGATGA
- a CDS encoding peptidylprolyl isomerase translates to MTVRLARLGILMCLPLALVSCADSASPSKSSSSSSAGTGGATACPAADGSSAKKAAFDAAPPMCIDPAKTYTATVSTDVGDFEVALDPKKAPKTVNNFVVLARYHFYDGVDFHRVMPSFVVQGGDPQGTGRGGPGYQFADELPEAGAYEVGSLAMANAGPNTNGSQFFVVTGPRGVGLPPLYTLFGKVTSGMDVVQKIEKDGSESGTPTKKHKMTKVTITEK, encoded by the coding sequence ATGACCGTTCGACTTGCCCGCCTGGGAATCCTGATGTGTCTGCCTTTGGCTCTGGTCTCGTGCGCGGATTCGGCCTCGCCGTCGAAGTCCTCGTCGAGTTCTTCTGCCGGGACGGGAGGAGCGACGGCCTGCCCGGCGGCTGACGGCTCATCGGCCAAGAAAGCCGCTTTCGATGCTGCCCCGCCGATGTGTATCGACCCGGCGAAGACCTATACCGCGACGGTGTCGACCGACGTAGGTGACTTCGAGGTGGCACTGGACCCGAAGAAGGCACCGAAGACGGTGAACAACTTCGTGGTGTTGGCGCGATACCACTTCTACGACGGAGTTGACTTCCACCGGGTGATGCCCTCTTTCGTGGTGCAGGGCGGTGACCCGCAGGGGACGGGGCGGGGCGGTCCGGGATATCAGTTCGCGGATGAACTTCCTGAGGCCGGCGCCTATGAGGTCGGCTCGTTGGCGATGGCCAATGCCGGGCCGAATACGAACGGCAGCCAGTTCTTTGTGGTGACCGGGCCTCGAGGGGTGGGCCTGCCGCCGCTGTACACCCTTTTCGGCAAGGTCACTTCCGGGATGGATGTGGTGCAGAAGATCGAGAAGGACGGTTCGGAGTCGGGTACGCCGACGAAGAAGCACAAGATGACGAAGGTGACGATCACGGAGAAGTGA
- a CDS encoding 2OG-Fe(II) oxygenase has product MTEIAGAGYSLQLPDGSTCARRREDFLAAQPWPHLVLDDLVPRQLALDAYEQECRRIHRLDRLSGHGNRKSSAPDGFGPAASQILQILDSPEMVDFLEQLTGISGLEPDPGRAWAGLHVSLPGDYHWLHRDFIRHPDDARWHRVTVILYLNPSWPEDYGGQLELWAPSGATPTTVISPVAPTAVVFENSSVAIHGMPEPINCPDGLARMSLAAYYYTREAPPRRGRYHPLIRRPRRPQDPLQRGHAPFSEIVEGLDLRAKEFAHSLQRRRRAPDATERATTLN; this is encoded by the coding sequence GTGACGGAGATCGCCGGTGCTGGCTACAGCCTCCAGCTACCCGACGGATCGACCTGCGCCCGACGCCGAGAGGACTTCCTCGCTGCGCAGCCATGGCCCCATCTCGTCCTCGACGACCTCGTGCCTCGACAACTCGCTCTGGACGCCTACGAACAAGAATGCCGACGTATCCACCGGCTGGACCGACTCAGCGGACACGGCAACAGGAAATCCTCGGCCCCTGACGGTTTCGGCCCGGCCGCCAGCCAGATCCTCCAGATCCTCGACAGCCCGGAGATGGTGGACTTCCTCGAGCAACTCACCGGCATCTCCGGACTGGAACCCGACCCGGGACGCGCCTGGGCCGGGCTGCACGTCAGCCTGCCCGGTGACTACCACTGGCTGCACCGCGACTTCATCCGGCATCCCGACGACGCACGCTGGCACCGGGTCACCGTGATCCTCTATCTCAACCCCAGCTGGCCCGAAGACTACGGCGGACAACTCGAACTATGGGCGCCCTCCGGTGCCACCCCCACCACCGTGATCTCCCCGGTCGCTCCGACCGCAGTGGTCTTCGAGAACAGCTCGGTCGCCATCCACGGTATGCCGGAACCGATCAACTGCCCCGACGGCCTTGCCCGAATGTCCCTGGCCGCCTACTACTACACCAGGGAAGCGCCGCCTCGCCGTGGCCGCTACCACCCGTTGATCCGGCGGCCCCGACGCCCGCAGGATCCGCTCCAGCGAGGTCACGCGCCGTTCTCCGAGATCGTCGAAGGATTGGACCTCCGCGCGAAGGAGTTCGCCCACAGCCTCCAGCGTCGGCGACGTGCCCCGGACGCCACTGAACGTGCGACGACCCTGAACTGA
- a CDS encoding DUF6457 domain-containing protein — protein sequence MNDLNETEARWQTWVEQTAALLNVDAGLVDIHAIHDLTKTIAHDLERPMAPVGSFMLGLAMGVHGDSSDPATLKALIESTTRCDAVDQVKA from the coding sequence ATGAACGACTTGAATGAGACAGAAGCCCGCTGGCAGACCTGGGTCGAACAGACCGCTGCTCTGTTGAACGTCGATGCGGGCCTGGTGGACATCCACGCCATCCACGACCTCACGAAGACCATCGCGCACGATCTGGAGCGTCCGATGGCACCCGTGGGTTCGTTCATGTTGGGTCTGGCCATGGGCGTGCACGGTGATTCGTCGGATCCAGCGACGTTGAAGGCGCTGATCGAGTCGACGACCCGGTGTGATGCGGTGGACCAGGTCAAGGCCTGA
- the narI gene encoding respiratory nitrate reductase subunit gamma, translating into MNTLLWVVFPYICLTAFVVGHFWRYKYDQFGWTTRSSQLYEDRLLRWGSPMFHFGILFVVLGHVMGLLIPKSWTEAVGISQEIYHFLAVSVGLLAGFLTLGGLAILIYRRRTTGPVFSATTPMDKVMYVFLGVTILLGLSNTLGWLAPGINNPGPLPEHYNYRDGVSIWYRQFLTFRPDADLMAQAPLGFQLHTLVACVLFALWPFTRLVHVFSAPVGYLTRPYVVYRSADRRPGTGVGTQAPRRGWESRPELRQR; encoded by the coding sequence ATGAACACCCTGCTGTGGGTGGTCTTCCCCTATATCTGTCTGACCGCCTTCGTCGTCGGTCACTTCTGGCGTTACAAGTACGACCAGTTCGGCTGGACGACGCGTAGCAGCCAGCTGTACGAAGACCGGTTGTTGCGCTGGGGGTCGCCGATGTTCCATTTCGGCATCCTGTTCGTGGTGCTCGGTCACGTGATGGGTCTGCTCATCCCGAAGTCGTGGACCGAGGCGGTCGGTATCAGCCAGGAGATCTATCACTTCCTGGCGGTGTCGGTCGGTCTGCTGGCCGGTTTCCTCACCTTGGGTGGCCTGGCGATCCTGATCTACCGTCGCCGGACGACCGGGCCGGTGTTCTCCGCGACCACGCCGATGGACAAGGTCATGTACGTCTTCCTCGGGGTGACGATCTTGCTGGGCCTGTCGAACACCCTCGGGTGGCTGGCACCGGGCATCAACAACCCTGGGCCGCTGCCGGAGCATTACAACTACCGGGACGGGGTCTCCATCTGGTACCGCCAGTTCCTGACCTTCCGGCCCGATGCCGACCTGATGGCGCAGGCTCCGCTCGGTTTCCAACTGCACACCTTGGTGGCCTGTGTTCTTTTCGCGCTGTGGCCCTTCACCCGGTTGGTGCACGTCTTCTCAGCGCCGGTGGGTTATCTGACCCGTCCGTACGTGGTGTACCGCTCGGCGGACCGGCGCCCGGGGACAGGCGTGGGTACCCAGGCACCACGCCGCGGCTGGGAGTCGCGTCCGGAGCTTCGGCAGCGTTGA
- the narJ gene encoding nitrate reductase molybdenum cofactor assembly chaperone, whose product MRLALRRRKSGTLPMTEEQIRATWQCASVLIGYPDDQMLGHLPVLTGVIDQLPAAVREPLRRLVDDLAGGDLERIRRDYVATFDYTRRCAPYLTYFAYGDTRKRGVALVQFKQAYRHAGVELSDADAELPDHLAVVLEFGATVDLQAALSLVLNHRAGVEVLRLALLDAGSRWADAVVAVCATLPPLDGEEQEAVARLVAEGPPTEDVGLAPYEIDPRLNPNPADDLNWTDLPAPEGARS is encoded by the coding sequence ATGAGATTGGCTTTGCGCCGTCGTAAGAGCGGCACCTTACCGATGACTGAGGAGCAGATCCGGGCGACTTGGCAGTGCGCTTCGGTCCTCATCGGTTATCCGGACGATCAGATGCTCGGTCATCTCCCGGTCCTCACCGGGGTGATCGACCAGCTGCCTGCCGCGGTGCGGGAGCCGCTGCGTCGACTCGTCGACGATCTCGCCGGTGGCGATCTGGAACGGATCCGTCGTGACTATGTCGCCACTTTCGACTACACCCGTCGGTGTGCGCCTTATCTGACGTACTTCGCCTATGGCGACACCCGTAAGCGTGGGGTGGCTCTGGTGCAGTTCAAACAGGCGTACCGGCATGCCGGTGTCGAACTGTCCGATGCGGATGCCGAGCTGCCCGACCATCTCGCAGTGGTCCTGGAGTTCGGCGCCACGGTCGATCTGCAGGCTGCGCTTTCCTTGGTGTTGAACCACCGGGCGGGTGTGGAGGTCCTGCGGTTGGCGCTGCTCGACGCCGGGTCGAGGTGGGCCGACGCCGTGGTGGCGGTCTGCGCGACTCTGCCCCCGTTGGACGGTGAGGAGCAGGAGGCTGTGGCCCGGCTCGTCGCCGAGGGCCCGCCCACTGAAGATGTCGGCCTGGCCCCTTATGAGATCGACCCCCGCCTGAACCCGAACCCGGCGGACGACCTGAACTGGACCGATCTGCCCGCCCCTGAAGGAGCCCGCTCATGA